The DNA region tctacgcgaacagattttgaaaaaaaattcaaattcgtaccttaaactaggtgagatgacttctgttgcacacagggtcttctccaaccacccagaacctccaacgaaagcaaccgtaagtcaaaatgaaagaaatatggctctgtcaaccatcgaccatatttgaatcaaaagcttcagttttttggatgaatatggagagaaagtgaaagaaatgttgtttttagttcataacaattgaaacagagagagtgtaaagagattaacgtgcattaaagggcattaaagctccaaacagttcgtacaaggttgttccacTATTCAtcggcagtggcaatattgtaaatactatgaagaaaatgaggttgagacagtaaagaagccattttcgaaaaaaaaaaaaaagggttaatggcattttcgtagataaaatgcagatgtggggttaaaaactcaaaaaaaatatgagtcaaaagaaaatgttagttttctgtttgaattcaagttttgagtcatttttgcaataagccctaaatagaattgtatcatatttatatatgtatatattataatttcccTTATTTAATATCTGATGTTGAATTTGGATTGTTTATTTATCCTAACACTAAGGGAGATATATTGAAataagagttttaagagattttatcttttattaaaaTCTCCTGTTTTTCAACTAATGATTTCTAAATATATTCTCAAATCACCTATTATTGAATATGAGATTTAGGTAAAGTCTCCAAAAATCATCTAAGATGTTCTGTTATTCAATCCGTAATTCATAAAGAGCATATCAGATCAATTGTTATTGAAAACTAAACAATTTCTTATAAGAAAAGTTATGAAATGGATTTGAGGAGACTTTGTAGTTAAAAATAGTCATAATGAAATTCCACCTCTACGTATGTATTTTGAAGAGATTCAACTGCTGCGTAACGAATGAGATGGATCACGTTACTCCACTATGACATGCCTTCTCGGTcgtccaaaaagaaaaaagacatgCCTTCTCGAGCATGTAAAAGGCATATATTCACGCCTTTCTAAATCGTATATCAGCTAAGTACAACCATCTTTGTTGATATACTTCTCATCATTTTCCTTTACATTTTTAGTTTCATTGTTAAGAAAAACAGTTCACAGACTTACAAAGTTGACACGATCTATTTCTATCATCATATTCAAATAGATTCCCAATGTCACAAAAGTTGGAAGCTAGAGGCGGAAATGGAGGAGAGCAATGGGATGATGGAGCCGAGCATGAAGGTGTATCAAAGATCTACATACGTGAGGGTCGTGATGGCATAGAGTCCATCAAGTTTGACTATGTTAAGAATGGAGAACCTAAAGATGGACCGATCCATGGTGGCTCGGATCAAAGTTTCACCGAGTCGGTACATGTTCAAACTGTCATTCATATGATTTCTTGGTCGATTCATCAAAGTTTGCgtggtatttaaaaaaaaaaattttgggtGGTTTTGCTTCGATCTTTGAGTTTGTTAGAGATCGCATGCACCAATATGgttgatttgattttgattttttttcttcattcatAGATTATATATTATCGTTTCTCTGTCACCTATATTCGAAATTATTCCTTCTTGACTTGTGACTTTGATCAAACCCTAATTCTCATACTGTTCTTGTTCCATTTCATTTCTTTGAAAAAACCGGTTTAGTGTGTACAAATATACTGATTAGTAAGCTAGATCCGGTTTAGGCTTGGTCAATGGTATCAACTTTGTATACATGTTTTATATGATCATTATTTTCTTTGAATCAATCTGATTTTTCCATGTGGATATGTACTTTAATTTTTGCAGTTTGATCTTAACCATACTATCGATGAACATATCGTATCTATCAAGTGTTACTACGACGAGGGTGTGATACAAGGTCTTGTCATCAAAACCAACATCAGGACTTCTGCACTCATGGGATACAACCTTGGTACAAAGTTTAAACTTGAAGTCAAAGGCAAGAAAATCATTGGGTTCCATGGATCTTCTGACCAAAACCTAAACTCTCTTGGAGCTTATTTCACGACGCTTTCTCCTGATAATTTGGAAGTCTAAGAGTTCCTCGGAAAAGCTACATATGAGCCTCAAACGTTTAATTTATGTTGCTTTGAATCTGTACTAATTGTATCATCTTTCATGTTGTTTTGGCGTGCCTTCAAGTTATTCAATCTTTTGCaaattacaataattttttcCTGATCAAATTCGATTTCTCatataataaaagaatatttatgtcatttttgtataatattttgagTGGGAcagtttataattttctttttagtgtTATCCCCATCTCTATCATTGACTTCTATCAAATGCATAATTAACAACACATACAATGTagaaaaaattcttaaaattcaATCAATACAATTTGGCTAAATTCCAGAAATATGCAATCATTTTTCATTACTTGGAAAACTGCATCAACAGTATACAAATGTTGCTTTATAATACAAAGATTTATTTATGTTGTGAAACTGTATTAATAAATGggtaataaaatttattaaaactaaacgAAATTCTAATTTTACCTCAAATTTGATActagttttcaaatttatttttaaatgataatcaTTTCATAAATACCTTTAATTTATTAAGAAAAAGACAATTAACTCttctaaatcatttataaatgtctaaaatcttagagaaattgccaaaaataccattttcatagtaccacttttcatgtttacactaaccacttttaccactacttttaatgaagggtttagaattgaaggtttatgatttagggtttagatttaatgttttagggtttaaggtatatagtttagggtttagagttgaggatttagggtttagagttgaggatttagggtttatagtttagactttagggtttagggtttaggatattgaatttagggtatatagtttagggtttagggtttagagttgaagattttgggtttagagtttag from Raphanus sativus cultivar WK10039 chromosome 8, ASM80110v3, whole genome shotgun sequence includes:
- the LOC108839174 gene encoding jacalin-related lectin 15-like, with the protein product MSQKLEARGGNGGEQWDDGAEHEGVSKIYIREGRDGIESIKFDYVKNGEPKDGPIHGGSDQSFTESFDLNHTIDEHIVSIKCYYDEGVIQGLVIKTNIRTSALMGYNLGTKFKLEVKGKKIIGFHGSSDQNLNSLGAYFTTLSPDNLEV